Proteins encoded within one genomic window of Nonomuraea gerenzanensis:
- a CDS encoding FAD-dependent monooxygenase, whose product MDTEKSTLPVLVVGAGPTGLALATELRRQGVTCRIIDRSLDRPAHQARAVAMWPGALDVLARHGTADDVIAAGLRMTAARYWSGSRNVATARLGDWHNGGPTMLGITQPAVEAVMGAKLHELGVTVEWRTELVGLTDHGDRVAVRLDGPGGLEELDAAYVVGCDGAHSAVRELSGIPFAGTTYTQSFILGDGKVASAVPRGEAHYHLHPDGVLVLVSLPGGDLRVFADASTAGRLDAAPTVEELQQLADERAPYPLQIKDLRWSTRFPVHMRQAAAYRAGRCLLAGDAAHVHSPAGGQGLNTGIQDAANLGWKLALILNGHGDAERLLDSYEAERSPIAAQVLRGAHQQTRLWTARSPITRFLRDALLGLLGSTGALERRFIPNLAQDDLDYRKSPVVGPRGGRRAIGARGLPDVTVTPLRGDGAPVRLSALLADPRHTLLVMPGVDSLKVLPDLEPLADRVVPRVLVAKGSAYGEPYKVPGGFAAQGPLRGAKLVLVRPDGYVADATAGEDVTALLGPLASRGRSSRVRA is encoded by the coding sequence GTGGACACCGAGAAAAGCACCCTGCCCGTCCTGGTCGTCGGCGCCGGCCCCACCGGACTGGCTCTCGCGACAGAGCTCCGCAGGCAGGGCGTCACCTGCCGGATCATCGACCGTTCTCTCGACAGGCCCGCCCACCAGGCCAGAGCCGTGGCGATGTGGCCCGGCGCGCTGGACGTCCTGGCCCGGCACGGCACCGCCGACGACGTGATCGCCGCCGGCCTGCGGATGACCGCCGCCCGCTACTGGTCGGGCTCCAGGAACGTGGCGACCGCGCGCCTGGGCGACTGGCACAACGGCGGCCCGACCATGCTGGGCATCACCCAGCCCGCCGTCGAGGCCGTCATGGGCGCCAAGCTGCACGAGCTCGGAGTCACGGTGGAGTGGCGCACGGAGCTGGTCGGGCTGACCGACCACGGCGACCGCGTCGCCGTGCGGCTCGACGGCCCGGGCGGGCTCGAAGAGCTCGACGCCGCCTACGTGGTCGGCTGCGACGGCGCGCACAGCGCCGTCAGGGAGCTGTCCGGCATCCCCTTCGCCGGCACCACCTACACGCAGAGCTTCATCCTCGGTGACGGCAAGGTCGCCAGCGCCGTACCGCGCGGCGAGGCGCACTACCACCTGCACCCCGACGGCGTGCTCGTGCTCGTCTCGCTGCCGGGCGGCGACCTGCGCGTCTTCGCCGACGCCAGCACCGCCGGCCGGCTCGACGCCGCGCCCACCGTCGAGGAGCTGCAGCAGCTCGCCGACGAGCGCGCCCCCTACCCGCTGCAGATCAAGGACCTGCGGTGGAGCACCCGCTTCCCCGTGCACATGCGCCAGGCCGCCGCCTACCGGGCGGGCCGCTGCCTGCTGGCCGGCGACGCCGCCCACGTGCACAGCCCGGCCGGCGGCCAGGGCCTCAACACCGGCATCCAGGACGCCGCCAACCTCGGCTGGAAGCTCGCCCTGATCCTGAACGGGCACGGCGACGCCGAGCGGCTGCTGGACAGCTACGAGGCCGAGCGCTCGCCCATCGCCGCCCAGGTGCTGCGCGGCGCCCACCAGCAGACCCGGCTGTGGACCGCCCGCTCGCCCATCACCCGCTTCCTGCGCGACGCACTGCTCGGCCTGCTCGGCTCCACCGGGGCGCTGGAGCGGCGCTTCATCCCCAACCTGGCGCAGGACGACCTCGACTACCGCAAGAGCCCGGTGGTGGGCCCGCGCGGCGGCCGCCGCGCCATCGGCGCCCGCGGCCTGCCCGACGTCACCGTGACCCCGCTGCGCGGCGACGGCGCCCCCGTACGGCTCAGCGCCCTGCTGGCCGACCCCCGGCACACCCTGCTCGTGATGCCGGGCGTGGACTCGCTCAAGGTGCTGCCGGACCTGGAGCCGCTGGCCGACCGGGTGGTGCCGCGTGTCCTGGTGGCCAAGGGCAGCGCGTACGGGGAGCCGTACAAGGTGCCGGGCGGCTTCGCGGCGCAGGGCCCGCTGCGCGGCGCCAAGCTCGTCCTCGTCCGCCCGGACGGCTACGTCGCCGACGCGACGGCGGGTGAGGACGTCACCGCCCTGCTCGGGCCTCTCGCGAGCCGCGGGAGGTCGTCCCGTGTGCGCGCCTGA
- a CDS encoding cyclase family protein has translation MCAPETIMAALEGEQPACGSRRQVLRGALAGLLGAGALAALPWRAEAATGVRASRVLDLTHPLSPDFPVFEMYVRKPARRQVMFEDVIGFNTAEWTLNEHTGTHMDVPAHSRKGLPTADQVRPEDLVAPLCVVRIAERAARDNITELTVKDLREWERRNGPLPERAFVALDSGWYKRVGDASAFLQFDALAQVMRFPGVSPEAADFLINQRSIVGFGTDTSSLDVGTRREPLVHRMLLTTGRYGLENLAALDTVPERGAQLVVGAAKLAGGFGAPVRALALL, from the coding sequence GTGTGCGCGCCTGAGACCATCATGGCCGCCCTGGAGGGCGAGCAGCCCGCCTGCGGCAGCAGGCGGCAGGTGCTCCGCGGCGCGCTGGCCGGCCTCCTCGGCGCCGGCGCGCTCGCCGCCCTCCCCTGGCGGGCCGAGGCCGCGACCGGCGTGCGCGCCTCCCGGGTCCTCGACCTGACCCACCCGCTCAGCCCGGACTTCCCGGTGTTCGAGATGTACGTGCGCAAGCCCGCGCGCCGGCAGGTCATGTTCGAGGACGTGATCGGGTTCAACACCGCCGAATGGACGCTCAACGAGCACACCGGCACCCACATGGACGTGCCCGCCCACTCCAGGAAGGGCCTGCCCACAGCCGACCAGGTGCGCCCCGAGGACCTCGTCGCGCCGCTGTGCGTCGTCCGCATCGCCGAGCGGGCCGCCCGCGACAACATCACCGAGCTGACCGTGAAGGACCTGCGCGAGTGGGAGCGGCGCAACGGGCCCCTGCCCGAACGGGCCTTCGTCGCGCTCGACAGCGGCTGGTACAAGCGGGTCGGCGACGCCTCGGCCTTTCTCCAGTTCGACGCGCTCGCGCAGGTGATGCGCTTCCCCGGGGTCAGCCCGGAGGCGGCCGACTTCCTGATCAACCAGCGTTCCATCGTCGGCTTCGGCACCGACACCAGCAGCCTCGACGTCGGCACCCGCCGCGAGCCGCTCGTCCACCGGATGTTGCTGACCACCGGCCGGTACGGGCTCGAAAACCTGGCCGCGCTCGACACCGTGCCCGAGCGCGGGGCGCAGCTCGTCGTGGGCGCGGCCAAGCTGGCCGGCGGGTTCGGCGCGCCCGTGCGGGCGCTGGCGCTGCTGTGA
- a CDS encoding NACHT domain-containing protein: MRSFILAKRRQGIPLPQNSVYRFLSAERPLDWKTTCLLAEALGESPDVVRPMWRRARRAIDAKEPCPDTAIHTWDDLPPPDAKLRELFVSQLTPVDRFPYDLLEVKRPPLATVYVELGLQPVASGAKPETVLEKRPGARENQGDVIPFRRALSQHTHLFVTGGPGTGKTILGRLLIQQIAREWLADPSAESPWCDEPVIGLRVTAGDVLSGLSWGEVLAKSACEGMLTVPFDPQAFSRKTFGVRWLVVVDGLDELASPRERKRVLTALGKRADHGTPYRLVITSRPLPQDELGPLENFEIGFYSLCGLDDVQQLSFAERWFQAQREPDPSKTASLFLQEARIAGLSELMRIPLLATIVASFFSREPSKSLPTGRIELYERFLQELADARRQRKDIRARLRSRWEEVGCVAAVDRIFSAEDDVVLHLAQVEISSNTDRPLLAAAVEWAGKHLPENGGLRAGMERDLGHVLGETSILVFDGKLAFLHRSFAEFIAARHVADSIPREFPDLEGWVKRVEFDATRNFAFFVLAQWARKPENKVATVVRFLLTHGLKHKIMALRLVTAGVPLGAELENAVIDRLVNDLLAQLVAKAHAERLKLLAELSELHGNRNLCARLRDVADCPELSTTLRIAAAAAYAYVGSLPAAVRHLRSLIGTDDPDELSDLYLYMTSLDASATELRIELLLRVRQLGDPWKKVWATSELLELGIRDGATDLAEQVLSGPDQNGDLLDWVGDIWLQLEGETATPRIQQAVRRRKNTTDWAHVGIAQLLFRAGEPEHAEPHARQVLLAGSDEEGMQGVVEAWVEACDRAGAAAVAEVMSSQPVRDFDERSKIAKLLHELGYPEEAVRLARTMFEVTPRKYQRFALAEAMEVLARVQGVQATEEILAWLDRVQPETETLSYGMDSLRKHGLDQTVTAFARRIIATPASSVDEFTSAADALLSSDGPEVAVEIMTALDTRPTGRTVAAAMLAPIMARHACAQATTQLCRALIYDAGRTTAELQVAVESWTLVAGRDSVPEIIALAESLGGMSAGDRLQLAERLSDMGFVEDAVGLWCKACVEPSLSTGERIAAAERLLSAGSATIACATLRNALHNAGDPEEVRRLRQLLAWVEAALSVPSEAE; the protein is encoded by the coding sequence GTGCGGTCGTTCATCCTCGCCAAGCGCAGGCAAGGGATTCCTCTGCCGCAGAATTCCGTCTACAGGTTTCTCAGTGCTGAGCGGCCGCTCGACTGGAAGACGACCTGTCTCCTGGCGGAAGCACTCGGTGAATCACCGGATGTGGTCAGGCCGATGTGGAGACGCGCGAGACGAGCGATCGACGCGAAAGAGCCGTGCCCGGACACGGCCATTCACACGTGGGATGATCTTCCGCCCCCCGACGCGAAACTCAGAGAGCTTTTCGTCAGCCAGTTAACACCCGTCGATCGCTTCCCGTACGATCTCCTCGAAGTCAAGCGGCCGCCCCTCGCCACGGTGTACGTCGAGCTCGGCCTCCAGCCGGTGGCGTCGGGCGCAAAACCGGAAACCGTGCTGGAGAAGCGGCCCGGTGCAAGGGAAAACCAAGGCGACGTTATTCCCTTCCGCCGAGCGCTTTCGCAGCATACTCATCTTTTCGTGACGGGCGGTCCGGGCACCGGCAAGACCATTCTGGGCAGGTTGCTGATACAGCAGATCGCCCGCGAGTGGTTGGCCGATCCATCCGCGGAGAGCCCGTGGTGCGATGAGCCCGTCATCGGTCTCCGAGTGACCGCCGGAGATGTGCTGTCCGGACTCAGCTGGGGTGAAGTCCTGGCGAAGTCCGCATGCGAGGGCATGCTCACGGTGCCGTTCGACCCGCAGGCCTTCTCAAGGAAGACCTTCGGGGTCCGGTGGCTCGTCGTGGTGGACGGCCTCGACGAGCTGGCCTCACCACGAGAGCGCAAGCGCGTCCTGACCGCCCTGGGCAAGCGGGCCGATCATGGCACGCCATATCGACTCGTCATCACTTCACGCCCCCTTCCGCAGGATGAACTGGGTCCTCTCGAGAATTTCGAGATCGGCTTCTACAGTCTCTGCGGGCTCGACGACGTACAGCAGCTCAGCTTCGCCGAACGGTGGTTTCAGGCCCAGCGGGAGCCTGATCCGTCGAAGACGGCCTCACTGTTTCTGCAAGAGGCGAGAATTGCCGGGTTGAGCGAGTTGATGCGGATACCTTTGTTGGCGACGATCGTGGCGTCGTTCTTCTCGCGGGAGCCGTCGAAATCGCTTCCCACGGGCCGCATAGAGCTGTATGAGCGTTTCTTGCAAGAGCTTGCCGATGCCCGGAGGCAACGGAAGGACATTCGGGCGAGGTTGCGGTCCCGCTGGGAAGAGGTCGGATGCGTCGCCGCCGTCGACCGGATATTCAGCGCCGAGGATGACGTGGTGCTGCATCTGGCCCAGGTTGAGATCTCCTCTAACACTGATCGGCCGTTGCTCGCAGCTGCCGTCGAGTGGGCGGGCAAGCACCTTCCCGAGAACGGTGGTCTACGCGCGGGAATGGAGCGCGACCTTGGCCACGTCCTGGGCGAGACGAGCATCCTGGTCTTCGATGGCAAGCTGGCTTTCCTGCATCGCTCGTTCGCGGAGTTCATCGCGGCCAGACACGTGGCCGATTCGATACCCAGGGAGTTTCCGGACCTGGAGGGCTGGGTCAAGCGGGTCGAGTTCGACGCGACGCGCAACTTCGCTTTCTTCGTCCTCGCCCAATGGGCAAGGAAGCCGGAGAACAAGGTCGCGACCGTGGTGCGGTTCCTCCTCACGCACGGCTTGAAGCACAAGATCATGGCCTTGAGACTGGTGACGGCCGGCGTGCCCCTGGGTGCGGAGCTGGAGAACGCTGTAATAGACCGTCTTGTCAACGACCTGCTGGCACAGCTGGTCGCCAAGGCGCACGCCGAACGACTCAAGTTGCTGGCCGAACTGAGCGAGCTGCACGGGAACCGGAATCTCTGCGCCCGCTTGCGAGATGTTGCGGACTGCCCGGAGCTGAGCACCACCCTTCGTATCGCAGCGGCAGCCGCATATGCCTACGTCGGAAGTCTCCCAGCTGCTGTTCGTCATCTGCGCAGCCTCATCGGCACGGATGACCCCGATGAGCTGAGCGATCTCTACCTGTATATGACCAGCCTGGACGCCTCCGCCACCGAGCTGCGCATCGAACTGTTGCTCAGGGTCCGGCAGCTGGGAGATCCCTGGAAGAAGGTATGGGCGACCTCGGAGTTGCTGGAGCTCGGGATTCGTGACGGTGCCACAGATCTTGCCGAGCAGGTGCTGAGTGGTCCTGATCAAAATGGCGATCTCCTCGACTGGGTGGGAGACATCTGGCTACAGCTGGAGGGGGAAACCGCCACTCCGCGCATACAGCAGGCCGTCCGCCGACGGAAGAACACCACCGATTGGGCACACGTCGGCATAGCGCAGCTGCTCTTCCGGGCCGGCGAGCCCGAGCATGCAGAGCCGCACGCACGACAGGTCCTGCTGGCAGGGTCCGATGAAGAAGGCATGCAGGGTGTGGTCGAAGCGTGGGTTGAGGCTTGTGACCGTGCGGGCGCGGCTGCCGTTGCCGAAGTCATGAGCAGCCAGCCTGTCAGGGACTTCGACGAGCGATCGAAGATCGCTAAGCTGCTGCATGAGCTCGGGTATCCCGAGGAAGCGGTACGCCTGGCGCGAACGATGTTCGAGGTGACTCCGCGGAAGTATCAGCGGTTCGCACTGGCTGAGGCGATGGAGGTGCTTGCCAGAGTTCAGGGGGTCCAGGCAACGGAAGAAATCCTGGCCTGGCTTGATCGAGTGCAACCGGAAACTGAGACGCTCTCTTACGGGATGGACAGTCTGCGAAAGCATGGGCTTGATCAGACTGTCACCGCTTTTGCCCGGAGAATCATCGCGACCCCCGCCTCGTCCGTGGATGAATTCACCAGTGCGGCAGACGCGCTGTTGTCCTCCGACGGCCCGGAGGTAGCCGTTGAGATCATGACTGCGCTCGATACTCGTCCTACGGGCCGTACAGTAGCCGCGGCCATGCTGGCGCCGATCATGGCAAGACATGCGTGCGCCCAGGCGACTACACAGCTCTGCCGCGCCTTGATCTACGATGCGGGGCGGACCACGGCGGAGCTGCAGGTCGCGGTCGAGTCCTGGACTCTGGTGGCCGGCAGGGATTCGGTTCCCGAGATCATCGCTCTTGCCGAGTCCCTGGGCGGCATGTCCGCAGGCGATCGCCTACAGCTTGCCGAGCGGCTCAGTGACATGGGTTTCGTGGAAGACGCGGTCGGACTCTGGTGCAAGGCGTGTGTCGAGCCGTCTCTCAGCACTGGTGAACGTATCGCTGCTGCGGAAAGGCTGCTCAGCGCAGGCTCAGCGACCATCGCATGCGCGACCCTGAGAAATGCGCTTCACAATGCCGGGGACCCCGAGGAGGTACGCCGGCTCCGGCAGTTGCTGGCCTGGGTTGAAGCTGCGCTTTCCGTCCCGTCCGAAGCCGAATGA
- a CDS encoding FixH family protein produces MMRRLLAGACLAAAAMTVAVGCLSRPGPVTAQGAGARYAVTLTIEQGDTADITVERGQAEAVEVMATMPQMGHVTPESAARRLAPGRFRADGDLFTMDGVWEVSVRVSGAAGEEVIPLTVLVTS; encoded by the coding sequence GTGATGAGACGCCTGCTGGCCGGGGCCTGCCTGGCCGCGGCGGCCATGACCGTCGCCGTCGGCTGCCTGTCGCGCCCCGGCCCGGTGACGGCGCAGGGCGCCGGGGCGCGGTACGCCGTCACGCTCACGATCGAACAGGGCGACACGGCCGACATCACCGTGGAGCGGGGCCAGGCCGAAGCGGTCGAGGTGATGGCCACGATGCCGCAGATGGGGCACGTCACCCCGGAGTCGGCGGCCCGGCGCCTGGCCCCCGGCCGGTTCCGGGCGGACGGCGACCTGTTCACGATGGACGGGGTGTGGGAGGTCTCGGTACGCGTGTCGGGCGCCGCCGGCGAGGAGGTCATCCCGCTGACCGTCCTCGTCACGTCCTGA
- a CDS encoding acyl-CoA thioesterase, translating to MDTHAIKSLMTEAVTQLTAPTRPIEVLHTPRRHVYHRQVRFSDIDAHGHVNNVRFLEYLEDARIALFLDYAGAPPEDRSGLPAVGVAIVRHEVDYRKPLRFRHGSVRIESWVTKVNRVSCELAAEICSDDGVFAEARSTIMAFDPHTAKPRRFTIPERTFLKRYLH from the coding sequence ATGGACACCCACGCGATCAAGAGTCTGATGACCGAGGCCGTCACCCAGCTCACGGCCCCCACCCGGCCGATCGAGGTGCTGCACACCCCCAGGCGGCACGTCTATCACCGCCAGGTGCGCTTCTCCGACATCGACGCCCACGGCCACGTCAACAACGTGCGCTTCCTGGAGTACCTGGAGGACGCCCGGATCGCCCTCTTCCTCGACTACGCGGGCGCGCCGCCCGAGGACCGCAGCGGGCTGCCCGCCGTGGGGGTCGCCATCGTGCGGCACGAGGTCGACTATCGCAAGCCGCTGCGGTTCAGGCACGGCTCGGTGCGGATCGAGTCGTGGGTGACCAAGGTGAACCGGGTCAGCTGCGAGCTGGCCGCCGAGATCTGCTCCGACGACGGGGTGTTCGCCGAGGCCCGCTCGACGATCATGGCCTTCGACCCGCACACCGCCAAGCCCCGGCGCTTCACCATCCCCGAGCGTACCTTCCTCAAGCGTTACCTGCACTGA
- a CDS encoding MFS transporter has protein sequence MSRLRSPVVAAGLIAFALTLNLSAGNVILPAVERDLGTTSAVSRWVVLGYALGVVVLVPVAGVFQRRWGARRAMVWGVAGFGVVSVGCATAPGIGALVAGRLVLAGFAALLTVLSAVLAVSGTGTGTITITGTGSGSGSGSGSGPESGTGPDRSGVGGLAVTACCATLGGFVGAAAGGGLVSPLGWRALLLLPVPLCLLALTTRTPNAPNAPNAPNAPNAPTSPPASAGSATTSPRPVTRPLALLAVTMLATIDALVIVLSPFFLFQGQVMQAALPLVGLTVTGLPLALLAGAALSTRLTRRIGPRTVTLAGSATAALGLALLLPLSPTWSAAEVALRLAVVGAGMGLYGGPAHALIMTGDAPGRAASHLQFARSLGYVLGPTLAATLWAAEGFARAGVATALLPALGATAVAALTLIPYRSMTTRRPSLQRPGAPWTPTRSRV, from the coding sequence ATGAGCCGGCTGCGCTCCCCCGTCGTGGCTGCGGGGCTGATCGCCTTCGCCCTGACGCTCAACCTGAGCGCGGGGAACGTCATCCTGCCCGCCGTCGAGCGCGACCTCGGCACCACGTCGGCGGTCAGCCGATGGGTGGTGCTCGGGTACGCGCTGGGCGTCGTGGTGCTCGTTCCCGTCGCGGGGGTCTTCCAGCGGCGGTGGGGGGCGCGGCGGGCGATGGTGTGGGGGGTGGCGGGGTTCGGGGTGGTCTCGGTGGGGTGCGCGACGGCGCCCGGGATCGGCGCGCTGGTGGCGGGACGGCTGGTGCTGGCCGGCTTCGCCGCGCTCCTCACCGTGCTGAGCGCCGTCCTGGCCGTGTCCGGCACCGGCACCGGCACCATCACCATCACCGGCACCGGCTCGGGCTCGGGCTCGGGCTCGGGCTCCGGCCCGGAGTCCGGCACCGGTCCTGACCGGAGCGGGGTCGGCGGGCTGGCGGTCACGGCCTGTTGCGCCACGCTCGGCGGGTTCGTCGGCGCGGCGGCGGGCGGTGGGCTGGTGAGCCCGCTCGGCTGGCGCGCCCTGCTCCTCCTGCCGGTCCCGCTCTGCCTCCTCGCCCTCACCACCCGCACCCCGAACGCCCCGAACGCCCCGAACGCCCCGAACGCCCCGAACGCCCCGACGAGCCCTCCCGCATCGGCCGGCTCCGCGACCACCTCACCGCGCCCCGTCACCCGTCCCCTCGCCCTGCTGGCCGTCACCATGCTGGCCACCATCGACGCCCTCGTCATCGTCCTCAGCCCGTTCTTCCTCTTCCAGGGCCAGGTCATGCAGGCCGCACTCCCACTGGTGGGCCTGACCGTCACGGGCCTCCCCCTGGCGCTCCTCGCGGGCGCCGCACTGAGCACCCGCCTGACCCGGAGGATCGGCCCCCGCACCGTCACCCTGGCCGGCTCCGCGACGGCCGCACTCGGCCTGGCGCTCCTGCTCCCCCTCTCCCCCACGTGGTCCGCCGCCGAGGTGGCGCTGCGCCTGGCCGTGGTGGGCGCCGGGATGGGCCTGTACGGCGGCCCGGCGCACGCCCTGATCATGACCGGCGACGCGCCGGGCCGGGCGGCGAGCCACCTCCAGTTCGCCCGAAGCCTCGGCTACGTCCTGGGCCCCACGCTGGCCGCCACCCTGTGGGCGGCCGAGGGCTTCGCGAGGGCCGGCGTGGCCACCGCGCTGCTGCCGGCGCTCGGCGCCACGGCCGTGGCGGCGCTCACCCTGATCCCCTACCGCTCCATGACCACCCGACGACCTTCACTCCAACGACCGGGAGCACCATGGACACCCACGCGATCAAGAGTCTGA
- a CDS encoding AfsA-related hotdog domain-containing protein: protein MTTDLYGKLSFDQTVPRSLAHRQAVGEVFVTDSAPGPDGDFLVAVQVPRAHSLWFDRLTAYHDPFSTAEAARQGSFVVLHRYFGVPVGLPFSLLRWQFRVHDLHAYRDDERSPLQGVLRYRVTDKSKGGELGDMTLSGELTIGTTTAMTFTGDVVFFGKEDYAALREFQQASKPPPDPAAAAVTPLDPALVGRRDRRNVVIGDGERFAYVIDTSHPSYFDHAYDHVPGPFIVEGFRQAAVVAAVRSGELASPVAAVLGCSTTFGSFGEFGALLECSAEVTGAAGGRVTVGLELHQYGKRLASAGIELGPYPA from the coding sequence GTGACCACTGACCTGTACGGAAAGCTGAGCTTCGACCAGACCGTGCCGCGCTCCCTGGCGCACAGGCAGGCGGTGGGCGAGGTGTTCGTCACCGACTCCGCGCCGGGGCCGGACGGCGACTTCCTGGTGGCCGTGCAGGTGCCGCGGGCGCACAGCCTCTGGTTCGACCGGCTCACCGCCTACCACGACCCGTTCTCCACGGCCGAGGCGGCCCGGCAGGGCTCGTTCGTCGTGCTGCACCGGTACTTCGGCGTGCCCGTCGGGTTGCCGTTCAGCCTGCTGCGCTGGCAGTTCCGGGTGCACGACCTGCACGCCTACCGCGACGACGAACGGTCGCCGTTGCAGGGCGTGCTGCGGTACCGGGTGACCGACAAGTCCAAGGGCGGCGAGCTGGGCGACATGACGCTGTCCGGGGAGCTGACAATCGGGACGACCACCGCCATGACCTTCACCGGCGACGTGGTCTTCTTCGGCAAGGAGGACTACGCGGCGCTGCGCGAGTTCCAGCAGGCGAGCAAGCCGCCGCCGGATCCGGCCGCCGCCGCCGTGACGCCGCTGGACCCGGCGCTCGTCGGGCGGCGCGACCGGCGCAACGTGGTCATCGGCGACGGGGAGCGCTTCGCGTACGTGATCGACACCTCGCACCCGTCCTACTTCGACCACGCCTACGACCACGTGCCGGGGCCGTTCATCGTCGAGGGCTTCCGCCAGGCGGCGGTCGTCGCGGCGGTCCGCTCGGGGGAGCTGGCCTCGCCGGTCGCGGCGGTGCTCGGCTGCTCGACCACGTTCGGGTCCTTCGGCGAGTTCGGGGCGCTGCTGGAGTGCTCCGCCGAGGTGACGGGGGCCGCCGGCGGGCGCGTCACCGTCGGGTTGGAGCTGCACCAGTACGGCAAGCGGCTGGCGAGCGCGGGCATCGAGCTCGGGCCGTACCCGGCATGA
- a CDS encoding thioesterase II family protein, translated as MTALTCLGENPAAALRLVCFPHSGGQPGMFRRWVAGLAPDVEVWGATLPGRATRVREPFARQWSPLVAEITDAVLDEVPGPVALFGHSLGALLAFEVGRALTLAGRAPEHLVVSARATPATPYPLTLPDGDEELIEAVDRVYQGIPAALRESPDLLRLFAPVLRADLELAVSYVFRPGPPLSCPITALGGTDDPTVSEAELSAWSRHTSGAFTFARFPGGHFYLDAAERQVLDTLWRHLAPRHALTRSSS; from the coding sequence ATGACCGCACTGACCTGCCTGGGTGAGAACCCGGCCGCCGCGCTGCGCCTGGTGTGCTTCCCGCACTCCGGGGGGCAGCCGGGGATGTTCCGCCGCTGGGTCGCCGGCCTGGCACCCGACGTGGAGGTGTGGGGGGCGACGCTGCCCGGCCGCGCCACCCGGGTGCGCGAGCCGTTCGCCCGGCAGTGGAGCCCGCTCGTCGCCGAGATCACCGACGCCGTGCTCGACGAGGTGCCGGGGCCCGTCGCGCTGTTCGGGCACAGCCTCGGCGCGCTGCTGGCCTTCGAGGTGGGGCGGGCGCTGACGCTGGCCGGGCGGGCGCCGGAGCACCTCGTGGTCTCCGCCCGCGCCACGCCCGCCACGCCGTACCCGCTGACGCTGCCGGACGGCGACGAGGAGCTGATCGAGGCCGTGGACCGCGTCTACCAGGGGATCCCCGCCGCGCTGCGGGAGTCGCCTGACCTGCTGCGGCTGTTCGCGCCGGTCCTGCGCGCGGATCTGGAGCTGGCCGTCTCCTACGTCTTCCGCCCGGGGCCGCCGCTGTCGTGCCCGATCACGGCGCTCGGCGGCACGGACGACCCGACGGTCTCCGAGGCCGAGCTGTCCGCCTGGAGCCGCCACACCAGCGGCGCGTTCACCTTCGCCCGCTTCCCCGGCGGCCACTTCTACCTCGACGCCGCCGAACGCCAGGTGCTGGACACGCTCTGGCGGCACCTGGCGCCCCGCCACGCTCTGACGAGGAGTTCGTCGTGA